The Longimicrobium sp. genomic sequence TCGGTCGATGTGCCTACTCCCCATAACTGCATCACAAGTCGGGAGTTGCGCGGGTAAGCAATCGAGTCCGGACGGTCGGAGCACCTCCGTCCTGTAGCTTGAGCGCAAAAGCTGGAGGATCGGGCCGCGCCTATACACCACGCATAAAGGGACTTAGCGTGGTACCGACCTGCTGATTAGTGGATTCGAGCGCTGTTGCGGACGGGCTTCTTTCCGCTCGCGGACAGGGCGCTGGCGAGGCCGCCTCGCCTGATGCCGCCCCGGATCGGACCCCGTCTACGCGTCCACGCGCCTGTGCCCGTCTCGGCGGCAGCGCATTACATGCCCTCCCGCGGCACGATCCGCCCCGCACCGACCGATGCGTGGGCACGGCGGCGGGGAGCGCCAACCGGCCGCCTCCGTGGCCGGGGTGAAGCACGCCTCCACCTCCCTGTATCCATGCCGAACCGCGTTGCAGAAGTCACGCTCGAAGCCGGACGCAGACAGGCACCGGACACGCTCTACCAGCAGCCCCACTGGTATGCGTGCTACACCCGCTCGCGCCACGAGAAGATCGTGGAAACGCTTCTGAGCGCGCAGAAGATCGAGAGCTACCTTCCCATCCACGCCCGGCAGAGCCGCTGGAAGGACCGGATGAAGCTGGTCCACCTGCCGCTCTTTCCCGGCTACGTGTTCGGGCGCTTCACCCTCGACATGCTCGCGCAGGTGCTCTCGACGCACGGCGTGGTGAGCGTGGTGAGCGCGCGCGGGTACCCCACGCCGATCCCCGCCGCCGAGATCGAGAACGTCCGCCGCGTCTCGTTCGCCGCCGCTCCCGGCGACGTCGGCGTGGAGCCGAGCCCGCCCGTGCAGTGCGGAAAGTGGGTGCGCGTGACCTCCGGCCCCTTTCAGGGAGTGGAGGGGATCGTGGTGGAGCACCGCAGCCGCCAGCGCGTGCTGGTCGGGATCGCCGCGATCGGCCAGGCGCTGGAGGTGGACATCGACGTCGCCGGGGTGACGCCCATCCCCCCACCCGGCTGAAGGACCCCGCGGCCGCCGCCGCGAAGAATCGTCCAGGCATCCCCCGTCCCCACCTCCGGCAACGCACCCCTTCCCCCTCGAGAGGGAGTGAAGATGTACAAGATCGCCCTGGTGAACATGCCGCTCGCGACCCTGTCCATGCCTTCGCTGGCGCTCACCCAGCTGCAGTCCGTGGTCAGGCAGACGTTCGGGGCGCGCGTCGAGGCG encodes the following:
- a CDS encoding UpxY family transcription antiterminator, whose product is MPNRVAEVTLEAGRRQAPDTLYQQPHWYACYTRSRHEKIVETLLSAQKIESYLPIHARQSRWKDRMKLVHLPLFPGYVFGRFTLDMLAQVLSTHGVVSVVSARGYPTPIPAAEIENVRRVSFAAAPGDVGVEPSPPVQCGKWVRVTSGPFQGVEGIVVEHRSRQRVLVGIAAIGQALEVDIDVAGVTPIPPPG